In a single window of the Patescibacteria group bacterium genome:
- a CDS encoding O-antigen ligase family protein produces MSQLISLENNLKKVAFFLVAAALFSALIFLPNILRPFILGKMFPFQISTLLLLVVWAILMLINFQKYRPRFNLLTIAVSVFYFAILISCIFSLVPYRSFWGNAERMEGFISLLHFYGFFLAISSIFFNDKEAIRKLVFTSICISFFGAIFPILEVFRIVAIPTGENLTRPGGVFGNPTFFAGFLLVHLFLIVWYYLNFAHKAELKQQKNLVIIMGAVSFFVFLWAQTRGSILGLVFGLFVGLILSIFTIPNKQYKKISALVSGAIVILGILFFVFQPQIQKSVISEKIPFIGRLASISLSDASTRARILNWQRSFNWWKERPIFGYGQDMYYAVFDSHYDANDYALSHERFDRAHNKFFDVLVMNGIVGFLAYVFLLAVVGYLIFKKIKLSETFKDKISWILIFSLFIAYNVHNFFVFDTPANSIFFFFFLAFVNLSTEDIKIKKVSSEKKIEQKIFIPKKAFDVLDLLIIGIILLIAAFIFYHVDYKPYKAAQLVYEANRVNPQDLAGRFQTFEKAVKLNTFINTEIKKPWADYFFSYLTYSSSGQIKADKNQVVNFYEKIKEQLLSGYKREPMVDFYVYLSYIASQMPKQPNLSDEERQKYYSEMDEYFGFLKKNYSKRSDFLMQYVLSQPSKEKTQKELAELLEKTPKYAPAWWLKAILAIQDGKNEEEVFEYINTAFDNGYEFYLEKSSDFIMNVVSQITLFQTRGKMIGLIDEEISKTEKLLQNEKLNAFQKGILLNKVKSLIDLAVFIEISNPPKDADHINKVINYLEKANQYQKNRLEILIKLAAAYAQLHNKEKAIEYAQQVLKVDSRYATDVREFINLVEQEQWDKLF; encoded by the coding sequence ATGAGTCAATTAATTTCTTTGGAAAATAATTTAAAAAAAGTTGCATTCTTTTTGGTGGCCGCTGCTTTGTTTTCTGCTTTGATTTTTTTGCCCAATATTTTGCGGCCGTTTATTCTGGGCAAAATGTTTCCTTTTCAAATTTCAACACTTTTGCTTTTAGTTGTTTGGGCAATTTTGATGTTGATTAATTTTCAAAAATATCGACCGCGCTTTAATTTATTAACAATCGCTGTTTCGGTTTTTTATTTCGCTATTTTAATTAGCTGCATTTTTAGCCTTGTACCTTATCGCAGTTTTTGGGGCAATGCTGAGCGAATGGAAGGTTTTATTTCATTACTTCATTTTTATGGTTTCTTTTTAGCTATTTCTTCAATTTTTTTCAATGATAAAGAAGCAATTCGCAAATTAGTTTTTACTTCAATTTGTATTAGTTTTTTCGGTGCTATTTTTCCTATTTTGGAAGTTTTCAGAATTGTTGCTATCCCAACCGGTGAAAATTTAACGCGACCGGGCGGCGTTTTTGGCAATCCAACTTTTTTTGCTGGTTTTTTGTTGGTGCATTTGTTTTTGATTGTCTGGTATTATCTTAATTTTGCTCACAAAGCCGAATTAAAACAGCAAAAAAATCTGGTAATAATAATGGGCGCAGTTTCCTTTTTTGTTTTTCTTTGGGCGCAGACGCGCGGCTCAATTTTAGGCTTAGTTTTTGGTTTATTCGTTGGTTTGATTTTGAGTATTTTTACTATTCCCAATAAACAATATAAAAAAATTAGCGCTCTTGTTTCTGGCGCCATTGTTATTTTAGGTATTTTATTTTTTGTTTTTCAACCGCAAATTCAAAAAAGCGTTATCAGCGAAAAAATTCCTTTTATTGGACGTTTAGCTAGTATTTCTTTATCAGATGCTTCCACTCGCGCTCGTATTTTAAATTGGCAGCGTAGTTTTAATTGGTGGAAAGAAAGACCGATTTTTGGTTATGGACAGGATATGTATTACGCTGTTTTTGATAGTCATTACGATGCTAATGATTACGCTTTAAGCCATGAGCGTTTTGATAGGGCGCATAATAAATTTTTTGATGTTTTAGTAATGAATGGGATTGTTGGATTTTTGGCTTATGTGTTTTTGTTGGCGGTGGTTGGCTATTTAATTTTCAAAAAGATTAAATTATCAGAAACCTTTAAAGATAAGATTAGCTGGATTCTTATTTTCTCGCTTTTTATAGCTTATAATGTTCATAATTTTTTTGTTTTTGATACGCCGGCCAATTCTATCTTTTTCTTTTTCTTTTTAGCTTTTGTTAATTTATCGACGGAAGATATAAAGATTAAAAAAGTTTCATCAGAGAAGAAAATAGAGCAAAAAATATTTATTCCAAAAAAAGCTTTTGATGTTTTGGATTTATTAATTATTGGAATAATTTTATTAATTGCCGCTTTTATTTTTTACCATGTTGATTATAAACCTTATAAAGCTGCCCAATTGGTTTATGAAGCTAATCGGGTTAATCCGCAGGATTTAGCAGGGAGATTCCAAACTTTTGAAAAAGCGGTAAAGCTCAATACTTTTATCAATACCGAAATTAAAAAACCATGGGCTGATTACTTCTTTTCCTATTTAACATATAGTAGTTCTGGCCAGATTAAAGCCGATAAAAATCAAGTGGTTAATTTTTATGAAAAAATTAAAGAACAATTATTGTCTGGTTATAAACGCGAGCCAATGGTAGATTTTTATGTTTATTTATCTTACATTGCCTCACAAATGCCCAAGCAACCTAATTTATCTGATGAAGAAAGGCAAAAGTATTATAGTGAAATGGACGAATATTTTGGATTTTTAAAGAAAAATTATTCTAAAAGAAGTGATTTTTTGATGCAATATGTTTTAAGTCAACCATCAAAAGAGAAAACGCAAAAAGAGCTAGCGGAGCTTTTGGAAAAAACTCCGAAATACGCGCCAGCATGGTGGTTAAAAGCAATTTTAGCCATTCAAGATGGGAAAAATGAAGAAGAAGTGTTTGAATATATAAATACTGCTTTTGATAATGGTTATGAATTTTATCTAGAAAAATCTTCTGATTTTATAATGAATGTTGTCTCGCAAATAACTTTATTCCAAACCAGAGGAAAAATGATTGGTTTAATTGATGAAGAAATTAGCAAAACCGAAAAATTGCTCCAAAATGAAAAATTAAATGCCTTTCAAAAAGGGATTTTGTTAAACAAAGTAAAAAGTTTAATTGATTTAGCTGTTTTTATAGAAATTAGCAATCCACCAAAAGACGCCGATCACATCAATAAAGTAATAAATTATTTAGAAAAAGCCAATCAATATCAAAAAAATCGCCTGGAAATTCTTATCAAATTAGCTGCTGCTTATGCTCAACTACATAACAAAGAAAAAGCTATTGAATACGCCCAGCAAGTTCTCAAAGTTGATTCGCGCTACGCGACTGATGTAAGGGAATTTATTAATTTAGTTGAACAAGAGCAATGGGATAAACTTTTTTAA
- a CDS encoding GNAT family N-acetyltransferase, translated as MKNSLENQNNQNKRKQKREEIREILPPDIQLAHPIEQKGKLNVPAGKILRLRQSEEAQAKYLIETIRKKVKEELNKEITAEDIQQLESLKKLAEKEKLELIYSLTTILLYEQCLKDYDPDVRRATASQLGELAKALPEKAFPFYEQCLTDYEPEVRHAAASQLGELAKALPEKTLPLYEQYLKDNHSWVREVAASQLGELAKALPEKALPLYEQCLKDDYYSVRYAAASQLGELAKALPEKTLPLYEQCLKDNDRYIRKAAASQLVELTKALPEKTFPLYEQCLKSNNKYVRYAAASQLVELAKVLPEKTFPLYEQCFKDNEPDVREAAASQLGELAKINNKQEQKIAEILNTKYKLSEIDIYYAYPILINLLKNQKDLGEFAIKYLPEYQTIKQFAKKINETIDERKRWENPEDFFVYHNSNIANLQLLDLNLSTQLLKNIIYRGLSYADSFLNFVEPTIQDEEIKNAIQKYIQTNKQLDGYNFADLLEIASSYQIINAQKTFQQIITNSKAKNFNELKSELNKNLLKMVAQSLNLDVEVSNQELSQWKIKYFANLITNQEMLRQQNKEEYLEIFNHLLKSVFENRFNDFISNPNQKDEIGCDIAYHNQQVEKAFKEKNINWDNWLNFKEQVLITVDTQKKQDTEALFKQFEERLKNWITIVSESEPRLKTSLEKDLTQLNQKKKEFDPSKINIHDSNWLEQLLPTYTKSLNYLKTKYPDFQLPIEAQEAFAHLIEAIKAFSSEHKEKTVKKQFIVKLWDRDPRKDMFQGNDTDCCIAVGVKESPPGGGPPTLYPETIFQYLIDKGINVAEIIDPDTGDVIAQTWLFVTLDNNGKPVLIADNFEVNRKYPQGDNINNAIREAMFEFLNRYAQACNISKVGLGMDAYNDIETQDLQEIENLLVNSKLGGYLYDDGYYLEALLSGKAFNITREVEGKKQEGGEYKVEVVKKINKELLEKILLVEQASFPEEMQSDLADLKETLENRNGIQIIAKNEKGEVVSYLSSKPLKDAFKELKDYDLELKPEEDALYIESIATKPEERNIKIFLRILKSLQEEAKRRGYKKITMHARVENGLSEFLQKKGAKKLRRIENWHNFGEPFDYLEVEI; from the coding sequence ATGAAAAATTCATTAGAAAATCAGAATAATCAGAATAAAAGAAAACAAAAACGAGAAGAAATTCGCGAAATTTTACCGCCTGATATACAATTAGCACATCCAATAGAACAAAAAGGCAAATTAAATGTCCCAGCTGGCAAAATTTTACGTTTAAGACAATCTGAAGAAGCTCAGGCTAAATATTTAATAGAAACCATTAGAAAAAAAGTTAAAGAAGAATTAAACAAGGAAATTACAGCAGAAGATATTCAACAATTAGAAAGCCTTAAAAAATTAGCAGAAAAAGAAAAATTAGAACTAATCTATTCCTTAACTACCATTCTTTTATATGAACAATGTCTTAAAGATTATGACCCAGATGTCAGACGCGCCACAGCCTCACAATTAGGTGAACTAGCTAAAGCATTACCAGAAAAAGCCTTTCCTTTTTATGAACAATGCCTTACAGATTATGAACCAGAGGTCAGACACGCCGCAGCCTCACAATTAGGTGAACTAGCTAAAGCATTACCAGAAAAAACCCTTCCTTTATATGAACAATATCTTAAAGATAATCATTCATGGGTCAGAGAAGTCGCAGCCTCACAATTAGGTGAACTAGCTAAAGCATTACCAGAAAAAGCCCTTCCTTTATATGAACAATGCCTTAAAGATGATTATTACTCTGTCAGATACGCCGCAGCCTCACAATTAGGTGAACTAGCTAAAGCATTACCAGAAAAAACCCTTCCTTTATATGAACAATGCCTTAAAGATAATGATAGATATATCAGAAAAGCCGCAGCCTCACAATTAGTTGAACTAACTAAAGCATTACCAGAAAAAACTTTTCCTTTATATGAACAATGCCTTAAAAGTAATAATAAATATGTCAGATACGCCGCAGCCTCACAATTAGTTGAACTAGCTAAAGTATTACCAGAAAAAACCTTTCCTTTATATGAACAATGTTTTAAAGATAATGAGCCAGATGTCAGAGAAGCCGCAGCCTCACAATTAGGTGAACTAGCTAAAATTAATAATAAACAAGAACAAAAAATTGCAGAAATTCTTAATACAAAATACAAACTTTCAGAAATTGACATTTATTATGCTTATCCAATATTAATTAATTTATTAAAAAATCAAAAAGATTTAGGAGAATTTGCAATTAAATATTTACCTGAATATCAAACTATCAAACAATTTGCTAAAAAAATTAACGAGACAATTGATGAAAGAAAAAGATGGGAAAATCCCGAAGACTTTTTTGTTTATCACAATTCAAATATCGCCAATCTTCAGTTATTAGACCTTAATCTCTCCACCCAACTGTTAAAAAACATCATTTATCGAGGATTATCTTATGCTGATAGTTTTCTAAATTTTGTAGAACCAACTATTCAAGATGAAGAAATAAAAAATGCTATTCAAAAATATATCCAAACCAACAAACAACTTGATGGATATAACTTTGCTGATTTATTAGAAATCGCCTCATCTTATCAAATTATCAATGCTCAAAAAACCTTTCAACAAATTATTACCAATTCAAAAGCCAAAAACTTTAATGAACTAAAATCAGAATTAAACAAAAATCTTTTAAAAATGGTGGCTCAATCATTAAATCTTGATGTTGAAGTTTCTAATCAAGAACTTTCTCAGTGGAAAATTAAATATTTTGCCAATCTCATTACTAATCAAGAAATGTTAAGGCAACAAAACAAAGAAGAATACCTTGAAATTTTTAACCATCTTCTTAAATCAGTCTTTGAAAATAGATTCAATGATTTTATCTCTAATCCTAATCAAAAAGATGAAATTGGCTGTGATATCGCCTATCATAACCAACAAGTAGAAAAAGCTTTTAAAGAAAAAAACATCAATTGGGATAATTGGCTTAATTTCAAAGAACAAGTTTTAATAACCGTTGATACTCAGAAAAAACAAGATACCGAAGCCTTATTTAAACAATTTGAAGAACGATTAAAAAATTGGATAACAATCGTCAGCGAATCTGAACCTCGTTTAAAAACATCTTTAGAAAAAGACCTTACCCAACTCAATCAAAAGAAAAAAGAATTTGACCCTTCAAAAATCAATATTCATGATTCCAACTGGCTTGAACAACTCCTCCCCACTTATACCAAAAGCTTAAACTACCTAAAAACCAAATATCCTGATTTTCAATTGCCAATTGAAGCCCAAGAAGCTTTTGCCCATCTTATTGAAGCAATCAAAGCTTTCTCTTCCGAACACAAAGAAAAAACTGTTAAAAAACAATTTATTGTTAAATTATGGGATAGAGATCCCAGAAAAGATATGTTTCAAGGCAATGATACTGATTGTTGTATTGCTGTTGGCGTTAAAGAATCACCACCCGGTGGCGGCCCTCCCACTCTTTATCCCGAAACAATTTTCCAATATCTTATTGATAAAGGCATTAATGTTGCTGAAATCATTGACCCTGATACTGGTGATGTTATTGCTCAAACTTGGCTTTTTGTCACTTTAGATAATAACGGTAAACCTGTTTTAATCGCTGATAATTTTGAAGTAAACAGAAAATACCCTCAAGGCGATAATATTAATAATGCTATTCGCGAAGCTATGTTTGAATTTCTTAATAGATATGCTCAAGCTTGTAATATTTCTAAGGTGGGGTTAGGAATGGATGCTTACAACGATATTGAAACGCAAGATCTACAAGAAATCGAGAATCTTTTAGTAAACTCTAAACTGGGTGGATATTTATATGACGATGGATATTATCTAGAAGCGCTTCTTAGTGGGAAAGCATTTAATATTACTCGAGAGGTTGAAGGAAAAAAACAAGAAGGAGGAGAGTATAAAGTTGAAGTGGTAAAAAAAATAAATAAAGAGTTACTTGAAAAAATTTTGCTTGTCGAGCAAGCCAGTTTCCCTGAAGAAATGCAGTCAGATTTAGCAGATTTAAAGGAAACTTTAGAAAATCGCAACGGCATTCAGATTATTGCTAAAAATGAAAAAGGCGAAGTAGTTTCGTATTTATCTTCTAAACCATTAAAAGACGCCTTTAAAGAATTAAAAGATTATGATTTAGAATTAAAGCCAGAAGAGGATGCTTTATATATAGAATCAATAGCTACCAAACCAGAAGAAAGAAATATTAAAATATTTTTAAGAATATTGAAATCTTTACAAGAAGAAGCAAAACGCCGGGGATATAAGAAGATTACTATGCATGCAAGAGTAGAAAATGGACTTTCAGAATTTTTACAGAAAAAAGGTGCTAAAAAATTAAGACGCATTGAAAATTGGCATAATTTCGGCGAACCCTTTGATTATTTGGAGGTGGAGATTTAG
- a CDS encoding thioredoxin family protein — MLNKNMKIKVYSTPTCPYCHLAKEFLKEMNVDFEDIDVSQNEEAAQEMIEKSGQMGVPVIDIDGEIIIGFNRAEIERILKEKSK; from the coding sequence ATGCTAAATAAAAATATGAAAATAAAAGTTTATTCAACACCCACTTGTCCTTATTGTCATTTAGCAAAAGAATTTTTAAAAGAAATGAATGTTGATTTTGAAGATATTGATGTTTCTCAAAATGAAGAAGCTGCGCAGGAAATGATTGAAAAAAGCGGGCAAATGGGCGTGCCAGTAATTGATATTGACGGAGAAATTATTATTGGTTTTAACCGAGCTGAAATTGAGCGGATTCTTAAAGAAAAGAGCAAATGA
- a CDS encoding ribonuclease H-like YkuK family protein, translating to MAEMLFNSSDNRKIGLKKLIGEIFAFIQEKPQAAYKLVIGTDSLNAADHSDFVTAIIILRIGNGGRYFWRRIKDKNFKSLRERIYKEVYLSLEIGQQLLKLLEKNQFYTFDLEIHVDVGQNGETRNLINEVTGLVRGCGFVVKTKPESFAASSVADHCI from the coding sequence ATGGCTGAGATGTTGTTTAATTCGTCAGATAATCGGAAAATTGGTCTCAAAAAATTAATTGGGGAAATTTTTGCTTTTATCCAAGAAAAACCTCAAGCCGCTTACAAATTAGTTATTGGCACTGATTCATTAAACGCGGCTGACCACTCGGATTTCGTCACGGCAATTATTATTTTACGCATTGGCAATGGCGGACGTTATTTCTGGCGGAGAATTAAAGATAAAAATTTTAAGAGCTTGCGCGAGAGAATTTACAAAGAAGTCTATTTATCTCTAGAAATTGGCCAACAATTACTCAAATTGCTAGAGAAAAATCAATTTTACACTTTTGATTTGGAAATTCATGTTGATGTTGGACAGAATGGCGAAACTCGTAATTTAATTAACGAGGTTACTGGTTTGGTAAGAGGTTGCGGTTTTGTGGTAAAAACTAAACCCGAAAGTTTTGCCGCTTCAAGCGTGGCAGATCATTGTATTTAA
- a CDS encoding ATP-binding protein encodes MKKILAYLSLPEMILFWIMLIIMLFLLGIILHFGEGLWETIALVVTIIFLLISFFLSLRNTIKHYELLAERNQVKTILANFTEAIIAYDSDFRITVFNSAAEDLFGLKAFDVIGEIVTPEWAKNPKTKLLAQVLFPSLAPAMTWKSDPAIFPNIMEISITEPFIELVVTTIRVLDQKGKILGFFKVIKDRTREEEILKTKSEFLTVAAHQMRTPLSGIRWSLETLLGEDNKNLNETQRDLLKRTLEATDKVLKLANDLLDTANIEAGKFGYEFVQGDLCALIQKVVEGYISLAERHGIKIYFQPPPDGLQPFKFDPMRIKIVIQNLIENALRYNVENGQIIIKIEKKPPYVEVSITDTGIGIPKEEIPKLFTKFFRATNVLKYETEGTGLGLYITKNIIEAHGGKIWAESIENRGSTFYFTLPMDEKLLPKRYISSSI; translated from the coding sequence ATGAAGAAAATTTTGGCTTATTTGTCATTGCCTGAGATGATTTTGTTTTGGATAATGCTCATTATAATGCTTTTTTTATTGGGCATTATTTTGCATTTTGGCGAAGGATTGTGGGAGACGATTGCTTTGGTTGTCACTATTATTTTTTTATTAATCAGTTTCTTTTTGTCTTTGCGCAATACAATTAAACATTACGAACTTTTAGCTGAGAGAAATCAAGTTAAAACAATTCTTGCTAATTTTACTGAAGCGATTATCGCTTATGATAGTGATTTTAGAATCACTGTTTTTAATAGCGCCGCCGAAGACCTGTTTGGATTAAAAGCTTTTGATGTGATTGGCGAGATTGTGACGCCAGAGTGGGCGAAAAATCCAAAAACAAAATTACTAGCCCAAGTGCTTTTTCCGAGTTTAGCGCCAGCAATGACATGGAAAAGCGACCCAGCTATTTTTCCTAATATAATGGAAATTTCTATTACTGAGCCGTTTATTGAATTAGTAGTGACAACAATTAGAGTATTAGACCAAAAAGGAAAGATTTTGGGATTTTTTAAAGTAATTAAAGATAGAACCAGAGAAGAAGAAATTTTAAAAACTAAATCAGAGTTTTTGACTGTTGCCGCTCATCAAATGCGGACGCCATTATCAGGAATTCGCTGGAGTTTAGAAACATTGTTGGGTGAAGATAATAAAAATTTAAATGAGACCCAAAGAGATTTATTAAAACGCACTTTAGAAGCAACCGATAAAGTTTTGAAATTAGCCAATGATTTGCTTGATACTGCCAATATTGAAGCAGGTAAATTTGGTTATGAATTTGTTCAGGGAGATTTATGTGCTTTAATTCAAAAAGTTGTTGAAGGATATATTTCTTTGGCTGAGCGACATGGTATCAAAATATATTTCCAGCCGCCTCCAGATGGTCTTCAGCCGTTTAAGTTTGACCCAATGAGAATAAAAATTGTTATTCAAAATCTTATTGAGAATGCTTTACGCTATAATGTTGAAAATGGACAAATTATTATAAAAATTGAGAAAAAACCGCCGTATGTGGAAGTTTCAATAACAGATACTGGCATTGGTATTCCTAAAGAAGAAATTCCAAAATTATTTACTAAATTTTTCCGCGCTACCAATGTTTTAAAATACGAAACCGAAGGCACTGGTTTGGGGCTTTATATTACTAAAAACATTATTGAAGCACATGGTGGAAAAATTTGGGCTGAATCAATTGAAAATCGAGGATCCACTTTTTATTTCACTTTACCTATGGATGAAAAATTATTGCCAAAGCGCTACATTTCCAGCTCCATTTAA
- the tyrS gene encoding tyrosine--tRNA ligase translates to MKENVFNELEWRGLINQTTDANQLKERLKKPIVLYCGFDVTADSLHIGHLLPLITLKRFAEYNHQIIAVLGSATSLIGDPSGKKSERKLQPEEIVQQWNHGIKKQLNNLLKEEIQTHKAIIVENSEWLKKLGLLSFIRDIGKHFSLGYMLAKESVKNRLEVGISFTEFSYMLLQAYDFWWLYKKYNCELQIGGSDQWGNITTGIDLIQKLENKNVYGLTLPLLLKSDGTKFGKTEGGAVWLDASKTSVYQFYQFLINTDDRDVIKLLKFLTFLTAEQIKELEKSVKNQPEKRLAQKTLAQELTKLVHGEKALQRAEKISEALFYNNLKNLSAEELKEGLNDVPTAKIENKQKLNLVDFLVETKVCSSKRQAREDIINGAITLNGEVVRDINLTLSPQNSLVENIFVVRRGKKNYHLIFWQ, encoded by the coding sequence TTGCGGTTTTGATGTAACAGCCGATAGTTTACATATTGGCCATCTTTTGCCGTTAATAACCCTCAAGCGTTTTGCCGAGTATAATCATCAAATTATCGCTGTTTTGGGCTCAGCAACCAGTTTAATCGGCGACCCGAGCGGTAAAAAATCCGAACGCAAGCTTCAACCTGAAGAAATTGTTCAACAATGGAATCATGGCATAAAAAAACAATTAAATAATTTATTGAAAGAAGAAATTCAAACACACAAAGCTATTATTGTTGAAAATAGTGAATGGCTTAAAAAGTTGGGTCTTTTATCATTCATTCGCGATATTGGCAAACATTTCAGTTTGGGCTATATGCTGGCAAAAGAATCAGTAAAAAACCGTCTTGAAGTTGGAATTTCTTTTACTGAATTTAGTTATATGTTGCTTCAAGCTTATGATTTTTGGTGGTTGTATAAAAAATATAATTGCGAACTTCAAATTGGAGGTAGCGACCAGTGGGGTAATATTACTACTGGTATTGATTTAATTCAAAAATTAGAAAATAAAAATGTTTATGGGTTAACACTTCCTCTTCTTCTTAAATCTGACGGGACTAAATTTGGAAAAACTGAGGGTGGCGCTGTTTGGCTTGATGCTTCAAAAACTTCCGTCTACCAATTTTATCAATTTCTTATTAATACAGATGATCGCGACGTTATAAAATTATTAAAATTTTTAACTTTTTTAACTGCTGAGCAAATCAAAGAATTAGAAAAGTCGGTAAAAAATCAACCAGAAAAACGCCTTGCCCAAAAAACATTAGCGCAAGAATTAACAAAATTAGTTCATGGCGAAAAAGCGTTACAACGAGCAGAAAAAATTTCTGAAGCCTTGTTTTATAATAATCTTAAAAATTTATCAGCTGAAGAGTTGAAAGAGGGTCTTAATGATGTTCCAACGGCTAAAATTGAAAATAAGCAAAAATTAAACCTCGTTGATTTTTTGGTTGAAACCAAAGTTTGTTCTTCCAAACGACAAGCCCGCGAAGATATTATTAATGGCGCAATTACTTTAAATGGTGAGGTTGTTAGAGACATTAATTTAACCCTCTCCCCTCAAAATTCGCTTGTTGAAAATATCTTTGTTGTTCGCCGCGGCAAAAAAAATTATCATCTTATTTTTTGGCAATAA
- a CDS encoding ribonuclease H-like domain-containing protein encodes MLDKIVLDLETKNSFADVGGKQNLHQLEISLIGIYSYKRDEYLAFTEKEFHLFEKFLHDVGAIIGFSIYNFDLPLIEKHFDYKFDNHIIFDILKEIEEKRGHKISLDELASANIGLRKNGNGLEAIKLYKEGKIEELKRYCLNDVRLTKELYELILKQNHLIIPSKIHAPVKVPFNWIQLHNDLEKKLIEIEKQRQKISVQNSLFEIF; translated from the coding sequence ATGCTTGATAAAATTGTTTTGGATTTAGAAACAAAAAATTCTTTCGCTGATGTTGGGGGGAAACAAAATCTTCATCAACTTGAAATTTCTTTAATTGGTATTTACTCATACAAACGCGATGAATATTTAGCTTTTACAGAAAAAGAATTTCATCTTTTTGAAAAATTTCTTCATGATGTTGGCGCTATTATTGGTTTTTCTATTTATAATTTTGATTTACCTTTAATTGAAAAACATTTTGATTATAAATTTGATAATCATATCATTTTTGATATTTTAAAAGAAATTGAAGAAAAACGCGGTCATAAAATCAGCCTTGACGAATTAGCATCAGCTAATATAGGGTTGCGAAAAAACGGCAATGGTTTAGAAGCTATTAAATTATACAAGGAAGGAAAAATTGAAGAATTAAAAAGATATTGTTTAAATGATGTGAGATTAACAAAAGAGCTTTATGAACTTATTCTAAAGCAAAATCATTTAATTATCCCATCAAAAATTCACGCACCAGTAAAAGTGCCTTTTAATTGGATTCAGTTGCACAATGATTTAGAAAAGAAACTTATTGAAATAGAAAAACAACGCCAAAAAATTTCTGTTCAAAATTCTTTGTTTGAAATCTTTTAA
- a CDS encoding thioredoxin domain-containing protein gives MENNQQTKKKDYLLPISIVLAALIIGGAFIYSKGVNVTQKAEVEQEQQSAGNTLKLAIASDNVVLGKDNAPITIFEFADYQCPYCRRFYLLTHISLVKDYVDTGLAKIVFIDVPLPFHEFAQKASEAAWCAKDQNKFWEMHDKIFATAENAEDLKIESLVKYGKELGLDTQLLSDCLNSNKYAARVQESLNLASKLGILGTPSMIITPTKNLPLDVDIQKINAAFQGSNPQVDLGNAVLLIGAQPYSVVKSVLDVYAK, from the coding sequence ATGGAAAATAATCAACAAACCAAGAAAAAAGATTATTTATTGCCGATCTCAATTGTTTTAGCGGCTTTAATTATTGGTGGTGCTTTTATTTATAGTAAAGGTGTTAATGTTACCCAAAAAGCAGAAGTAGAACAAGAACAACAATCAGCGGGCAATACTCTAAAATTGGCTATTGCTTCGGATAATGTTGTTTTAGGCAAAGATAACGCGCCAATAACAATTTTTGAATTTGCCGATTATCAATGCCCTTATTGCCGAAGATTTTATTTGTTAACCCATATTAGTTTAGTAAAAGATTATGTGGATACGGGGTTAGCAAAAATTGTTTTTATTGATGTGCCACTGCCATTTCATGAGTTTGCGCAAAAAGCTTCTGAAGCAGCTTGGTGTGCTAAAGACCAAAATAAATTCTGGGAAATGCATGATAAAATTTTTGCCACGGCTGAAAACGCTGAGGATTTAAAAATTGAATCATTGGTAAAATACGGGAAAGAATTAGGTTTGGACACACAACTCCTTTCTGATTGTTTAAATTCAAATAAATATGCGGCTAGAGTTCAAGAATCTTTAAATTTGGCTTCAAAGCTGGGAATTTTGGGAACACCTTCCATGATTATTACTCCAACAAAGAATTTGCCTTTGGATGTTGATATTCAAAAAATTAATGCGGCTTTCCAAGGTTCAAATCCCCAAGTTGATTTAGGCAATGCGGTTTTACTAATTGGCGCGCAACCATATAGTGTTGTAAAGTCGGTGTTAGATGTTTATGCTAAATAA